In Rattus norvegicus strain BN/NHsdMcwi chromosome 1, GRCr8, whole genome shotgun sequence, a genomic segment contains:
- the Morn4 gene encoding MORN repeat-containing protein 4: protein MTLTKGSFTYSSGEEYRGEWKEGRRHGFGQLMFADGGTYLGHFENGLFNGFGVLTFSDGSRYEGEFSQGKFNGVGVFIRYDNMTFEGEFKNGRVDGFGLLTFPDGSHGLPRNEGLFENNKLLRREKCSAVVQRAQSASKSARNLTA, encoded by the exons ATGACCCTGACGAAAGGCTCCTTCACCTACTCCAGTGGAGAGGAATACCGCGGCGAGTGGAAAGAGG GCCGGAGACATGGTTTTGGTCAACTGATGTTTGCTGATGGTGGCACCTACCTGGGTCACTTTGAGAATGGGCTTTTTAATGGCTTTGGGGTACTGACCTTCTCAGATGGGTCAAG GTATGAGGGGGAGTTTTCCCAGGGCAAGTTCAATGGTGTCGGAGTCTTCATTCGATATGACAACATGACCTTTGAGGGGGAATTTAAAAATGGGAGAGTGGATGGCTTTG GCTTGCTGACTTTCCCAGACGGTTCTCATGGACTACCCCGCAATGAAGGCCTGTTTGAGAACAACAAACTTCTGCGCCGTGAGAAGTGCTCCGCCGTGGTTCAGCGGGCTCAGAGCGCCTCCAAGTCAGCCAGGAACCTCACTGCCTGA